The following proteins are encoded in a genomic region of Thioclava nitratireducens:
- a CDS encoding FAD-dependent oxidoreductase — MDSAIPQEILDALTDIEMPRLRADEAVPEMLEIAGLSLPVYRTGCLVVGSGAAGLRAAVELKRRGGEVIVASQSAWGGTSACSGSDKQTLHTANTADHGDDFQAMARAIRAGGAMDEDTAYIEAVGSPRMMASLQYLGLPLPQDRFGATLRYKTDHDETGRATSCGPRTSRLMVKVLAEEALRLDVPIFNHTTVVQLLTEGEGDDRRVTGALAFRKADRSAANPYGLVLFAAPNAVLAAGGPGELYRDSVYPNGCFGTLGLALEAGIELVNLTESQFGIGTRREGFPWNLSGTYVQSLPHIYSVDAEGREHHFLARYYRTTQELASNVFRKGYQWPFHATRMLDFASSLVDLAIWRESAAGRRVFMDFNRNPLPVPGDQPFDLTRLDEDVRTYLGTAGADQELPIDRLRHMNPLAIELYRRYKVDIAAAPLEFAVNNQHMNGGIAVDPWGRSNLRGVYAAGEAAGTHGVTRPGGSALNAGQVFGTRVGEHIGASRTAHAPETVGSEALISAVTDLLARLNTDSAHSVKSVRDEVQARMSDHAGVICNGADVADALAAARELNRKLRADGIAPERSGDGARAIQWQQMALASEAVLAALDQYISQGGGSRGARAICSDDGEAIPMARDTDLAAFRFKTEREIDKQTQILVRLEGEELKIATRKNRSFDESARAFFERDWPDWLTGRIFDLDAKGLRE; from the coding sequence ATGGACAGTGCAATCCCTCAGGAAATCCTCGACGCCCTGACCGATATCGAGATGCCGCGGCTGCGGGCCGACGAGGCGGTCCCGGAGATGCTCGAGATCGCGGGCCTCTCCCTTCCGGTCTATCGCACCGGCTGCCTCGTGGTCGGCAGCGGGGCCGCGGGTCTTCGCGCCGCCGTCGAACTCAAGCGACGCGGCGGCGAGGTCATCGTCGCGAGCCAGAGCGCGTGGGGCGGAACCTCCGCATGCTCGGGCTCCGACAAGCAGACACTGCACACCGCGAATACCGCCGATCACGGCGATGATTTCCAGGCGATGGCGCGGGCGATCCGGGCTGGCGGCGCGATGGACGAGGACACGGCCTATATCGAGGCGGTCGGCTCGCCGCGCATGATGGCCTCGTTGCAATATCTCGGCCTGCCGCTGCCGCAGGACCGGTTCGGCGCGACGCTGCGCTACAAGACCGACCATGACGAAACCGGGCGCGCGACAAGCTGCGGCCCCCGAACCTCGCGGCTGATGGTCAAGGTGCTGGCGGAAGAGGCGCTGCGGCTCGACGTGCCGATCTTCAACCACACGACGGTCGTGCAACTGCTCACCGAAGGGGAGGGGGATGACCGCCGGGTCACCGGCGCGCTGGCCTTCCGCAAAGCCGACCGCAGCGCCGCCAACCCCTACGGTCTCGTGCTGTTTGCCGCGCCGAATGCCGTGCTCGCGGCGGGCGGGCCGGGCGAGCTTTATCGCGATAGCGTCTATCCCAATGGCTGTTTCGGAACGCTGGGTCTCGCGCTCGAAGCGGGGATCGAACTGGTGAACCTCACCGAGAGCCAGTTCGGCATCGGCACGCGCCGCGAGGGGTTCCCTTGGAACCTTTCGGGGACTTACGTGCAGTCCCTGCCGCATATCTATTCGGTCGATGCCGAAGGGCGCGAGCATCATTTCCTCGCGCGGTACTATCGCACCACGCAAGAACTGGCCTCCAACGTCTTCCGCAAGGGCTATCAGTGGCCGTTCCACGCGACGCGGATGCTGGATTTCGCGTCGAGCCTCGTCGATCTGGCGATTTGGCGCGAGAGCGCCGCGGGGCGGCGGGTCTTCATGGATTTCAACCGCAATCCGCTTCCGGTGCCCGGAGATCAGCCTTTCGATCTTACCCGCCTCGACGAAGACGTGCGGACTTATCTCGGCACCGCCGGGGCGGATCAGGAGCTACCGATCGACCGGCTGCGCCACATGAACCCGCTCGCGATCGAACTGTACCGCCGCTACAAGGTGGACATCGCCGCCGCGCCGCTCGAATTCGCGGTAAACAACCAGCATATGAACGGCGGGATCGCGGTCGATCCCTGGGGGCGCTCCAACCTGCGCGGTGTCTATGCCGCGGGCGAGGCGGCGGGCACGCATGGCGTGACGCGTCCGGGTGGATCGGCCCTCAATGCCGGTCAGGTCTTCGGCACCCGGGTGGGCGAGCATATCGGCGCGAGCCGCACGGCCCATGCGCCGGAGACTGTCGGATCGGAGGCCCTCATTTCGGCTGTGACGGATCTGCTTGCACGGTTGAACACGGACAGCGCACATTCCGTGAAGTCGGTCCGCGACGAAGTTCAGGCCCGGATGAGCGACCATGCCGGGGTGATCTGCAATGGCGCGGACGTCGCCGATGCGCTTGCAGCGGCGCGCGAGTTGAACCGGAAGTTGCGCGCCGACGGCATCGCCCCGGAGCGGTCGGGCGACGGCGCGCGCGCGATCCAGTGGCAGCAGATGGCACTCGCCTCCGAAGCCGTCCTTGCCGCGCTCGACCAGTATATCTCGCAAGGCGGTGGCAGCCGCGGCGCGCGCGCGATCTGCTCTGACGACGGGGAGGCGATCCCGATGGCGCGCGATACGGATCTGGCTGCGTTCCGTTTCAAGACAGAGCGGGAGATCGACAAGCAGACGCAAATCCTGGTCCGTCTGGAGGGGGAGGAGTTGAAGATCGCCACCCGCAAAAACCGAAGCTTCGACGAGAGTGCGCGTGCCTTCTTCGAGCGCGACTGGCCCGATTGGTTGACCGGCCGCATCTTTGACCTCGACGCGAAAGGCCTGCGCGAATGA
- a CDS encoding Gfo/Idh/MocA family protein — MTEIRVAVLGASGWMGKVHTMAYQTFPHFFGTEGGTARVVTLVDRNPARAQELAARVPGARIVQDWREVIADPEVDLVDICLPDNLHYEVAKAALEAGKHVFCEKPLAESAEEARELADIAKARGLITRVGHGFPRNPVHDLAKEIIDAGEIGEITMFKGCQHVDMYGDPMVPYMWRADGSLAPTGIVGDTGSHVFSFMEFLVGRVSSLIANNIIVTPHRPKIEGLGLGETAELTGSEEWADITNPDASQILCTFENGANGIVDFSRVATGRKFMQTYEIYGTKGSLAYTFDEVNRLRFYTNADPIGRRGYREIDVGPEHPTYAAFLPLPNFALGYNETKIIEAAEVIRSIVSGKAMWPTFETGHHITQIVDACMSSSRQRAWVDIPQS; from the coding sequence ATGACAGAGATTCGTGTTGCCGTGCTCGGCGCTTCGGGGTGGATGGGCAAAGTCCACACGATGGCCTATCAGACCTTTCCGCATTTCTTCGGCACTGAAGGTGGCACGGCGCGCGTCGTCACCCTCGTCGATCGCAATCCCGCGCGAGCGCAGGAGCTTGCGGCCCGGGTGCCCGGTGCGCGGATCGTTCAGGACTGGCGCGAGGTGATCGCCGATCCCGAGGTCGATCTCGTGGATATCTGCCTGCCCGACAACCTGCATTACGAGGTCGCGAAAGCCGCGCTCGAAGCGGGCAAGCATGTCTTTTGCGAAAAGCCCCTTGCCGAGTCCGCCGAGGAGGCGCGCGAGCTTGCCGATATCGCGAAGGCGCGCGGCCTTATCACCCGCGTCGGTCACGGCTTCCCGCGCAACCCCGTCCATGATCTTGCGAAGGAGATCATCGATGCGGGCGAAATCGGCGAGATCACGATGTTCAAAGGGTGCCAGCATGTCGACATGTATGGCGACCCGATGGTGCCCTATATGTGGCGCGCCGATGGGTCGCTCGCGCCGACCGGGATCGTCGGGGATACCGGCAGCCATGTCTTCAGCTTCATGGAATTCCTCGTCGGTCGCGTCTCGTCGCTGATTGCCAACAACATCATCGTCACGCCGCACCGTCCGAAGATCGAAGGTCTGGGGCTCGGTGAGACGGCAGAGCTGACCGGCAGCGAGGAATGGGCCGATATCACCAATCCCGACGCGAGCCAGATTCTGTGCACGTTCGAGAACGGCGCCAACGGGATCGTGGATTTCAGCCGTGTCGCGACCGGGCGCAAATTCATGCAGACCTACGAGATCTACGGCACGAAAGGCAGCCTCGCCTATACGTTCGACGAGGTGAACCGGCTGCGCTTCTACACCAATGCCGATCCGATCGGGCGCCGCGGCTACCGCGAGATCGATGTCGGGCCCGAGCATCCGACCTACGCGGCCTTCCTGCCGCTGCCGAATTTCGCGCTCGGCTATAACGAGACCAAGATCATCGAAGCGGCGGAGGTCATCCGCTCCATCGTCTCCGGCAAGGCGATGTGGCCGACCTTCGAGACAGGCCATCACATCACCCAGATCGTCGACGCCTGCATGAGCTCGTCCCGGCAACGCGCCTGGGTCGATATTCCGCAAAGCTGA
- a CDS encoding LacI family DNA-binding transcriptional regulator: MAPSDRRPTIIDVARKAGVSKSTVSLVIQNSPLVKQKTREQVQAAMAEIGYVYNRAAANLRSAGAGLVGLVINDLRNPFFTEFATSLQMALSSRGYAAVVANTDEDPQLQAQVVEAMIEHGVSAMILSPAYGDEALSFEALQRAGIPAMQVLRKVEMRTELFPFAAPDYPNGTRIATEHLLEQGAKRIAFVGGLEGRAVTQERMAGYLTAIESAGLEPHVLTGSASRAFGRQAAHELADDHPEVDGAVCFNDQVALGMISGCAEIGRNVGRDLRIVGFDDIEEAAHSWPPLSSVRCDIDGFGKLVAETILAWLENDKVPPPEIRTPVSLAIRGSSGETPAG, encoded by the coding sequence ATGGCGCCGAGCGACCGCAGACCGACGATCATCGACGTGGCCCGAAAGGCCGGGGTGTCGAAATCGACAGTCAGCCTCGTGATCCAGAACAGCCCCTTGGTGAAGCAGAAAACACGCGAGCAGGTGCAGGCTGCGATGGCCGAGATCGGCTATGTCTATAACCGCGCGGCAGCCAATCTGCGCAGCGCCGGAGCAGGGCTTGTCGGCCTGGTGATCAACGACCTGCGCAACCCTTTCTTCACTGAGTTCGCGACGTCGTTGCAGATGGCGCTGTCGAGCCGCGGCTATGCGGCCGTCGTGGCCAATACTGACGAAGACCCGCAGCTTCAGGCGCAGGTGGTCGAGGCGATGATCGAGCACGGCGTCTCCGCGATGATCCTCTCGCCCGCCTATGGCGACGAGGCGCTGAGCTTCGAGGCGCTTCAGCGGGCGGGCATTCCGGCGATGCAGGTGCTGCGCAAAGTCGAGATGCGGACCGAGCTTTTCCCCTTCGCCGCGCCGGACTATCCGAACGGGACGCGTATCGCGACCGAGCATCTCCTCGAACAAGGCGCGAAGCGGATCGCCTTCGTCGGTGGTCTGGAGGGCCGGGCCGTCACGCAGGAGCGCATGGCAGGGTATCTGACTGCGATAGAGAGCGCCGGGCTCGAACCCCATGTCCTGACCGGCAGTGCGAGCCGCGCCTTCGGCAGGCAGGCGGCGCATGAGCTGGCGGACGACCATCCGGAGGTGGATGGCGCGGTCTGCTTCAACGATCAGGTCGCGCTCGGGATGATTTCGGGCTGCGCCGAGATCGGGCGCAATGTCGGCCGCGATCTGCGCATCGTGGGCTTCGATGACATCGAGGAGGCAGCCCATTCCTGGCCCCCGCTCAGCTCGGTGCGCTGCGACATTGACGGCTTCGGGAAGCTTGTCGCCGAAACGATCCTCGCCTGGCTCGAGAACGACAAGGTGCCGCCGCCGGAAATCCGCACGCCGGTCTCGCTGGCCATTCGTGGCTCGAGTGGCGAGACGCCTGCGGGCTGA
- a CDS encoding Dabb family protein encodes MTVRHIVLVKFKPGLSEEEIAPLWEELRAIEGKVDGLGAICAGRSESPEKIERGYMHGFTVDFRDWEALAAYQEHPDHRALGAKLVANAQGGIDGILVFDFEIATPSQGA; translated from the coding sequence ATGACAGTGCGCCACATCGTTCTCGTCAAATTCAAACCCGGGCTGAGCGAGGAAGAGATCGCACCGCTCTGGGAGGAGCTGCGCGCGATTGAGGGCAAGGTCGACGGCCTCGGTGCAATCTGCGCGGGCCGCTCCGAGAGCCCCGAGAAGATCGAGCGCGGTTACATGCATGGCTTCACCGTCGATTTCCGCGACTGGGAGGCGCTCGCCGCCTACCAGGAACATCCCGATCACCGGGCGCTCGGGGCGAAGCTCGTGGCCAACGCTCAAGGCGGGATCGACGGCATTCTTGTCTTCGATTTCGAGATCGCAACTCCGTCGCAGGGGGCGTGA
- a CDS encoding GMC family oxidoreductase, which translates to MKTTYDFIIIGGGSAGSVLAGRLSENPSADVLLLEAGGSDRHPFYHLPAGFAKMTKGIGSWGWETVPQRHMQNKVFRYTQAKVIGGGSAINAQVYTRGNALDYDEWRQMGCTGWGYEDVLPYFRKAEDNASIENRYHGKGGPLGVSDPRAPLPVCEAYFEAAAELGIPRNYDVNGEKQEGVAYYQLTQRNVRRSSAAMAYVAPNRHRENLTVKLGAQVRRIVVENGRATGVELVDGTRLRAESEVLLCSGAIGSPRLLQLSGIGPADELASLGIDVVFDQPEVGSNLQDHLDLYCISELSGPYSYDRYAKPHWAALAGLQYLFGRKGPVASSLFETGGFWYADPEARSPDLQFHLGLGTGIEHGVVSMPQGGITLNSCYLRPRSRGSVRLQSDDPAVAPLIDPNYLQDPLDREMSIRGLKLTQEILSQAPMRKYILAERLPGPDVRTDEDYFDFICTHSKTSHHCAGTCRMGADAGAVVDPTLRFNGIEGLRVVDNSIMPRVISSNTNAAAIMIGEKAADMIRAAHGG; encoded by the coding sequence ATGAAGACGACTTACGATTTCATAATTATCGGCGGCGGTTCGGCGGGGTCGGTACTGGCCGGGCGTCTCTCCGAGAACCCGTCGGCGGACGTCCTGCTGCTCGAGGCGGGCGGCAGCGATCGCCACCCGTTCTATCATCTGCCCGCGGGCTTCGCGAAGATGACCAAGGGCATCGGCAGCTGGGGCTGGGAAACGGTTCCGCAGCGGCACATGCAGAACAAAGTCTTTCGCTACACCCAGGCCAAGGTGATCGGCGGCGGCTCCGCGATCAATGCTCAGGTCTATACCCGCGGCAATGCGCTCGATTACGACGAATGGCGCCAGATGGGGTGTACCGGCTGGGGCTATGAAGATGTGCTGCCCTATTTCCGCAAGGCCGAGGATAACGCGAGCATCGAGAACCGCTATCACGGCAAGGGCGGCCCGCTCGGCGTGAGCGATCCGCGCGCGCCCCTGCCGGTCTGCGAGGCCTATTTCGAAGCGGCCGCCGAGCTCGGCATTCCGCGCAATTACGACGTGAACGGTGAGAAGCAGGAAGGGGTCGCCTATTACCAGCTGACCCAGCGCAATGTGCGCCGCTCCTCGGCTGCGATGGCCTATGTCGCGCCGAACCGTCACCGCGAGAACCTCACGGTGAAGCTGGGTGCGCAGGTGCGCCGGATCGTGGTCGAGAATGGCCGCGCGACCGGGGTCGAGCTTGTCGATGGCACGCGCCTACGGGCAGAAAGTGAAGTGCTGCTATGTTCTGGGGCGATCGGCTCGCCGCGGCTGCTGCAGCTGTCGGGTATCGGACCGGCGGATGAGCTGGCCTCGCTCGGGATCGATGTCGTCTTCGACCAGCCGGAGGTGGGGTCCAATCTGCAGGATCACCTCGACCTCTACTGCATCAGCGAGCTTTCCGGCCCCTACAGTTATGACCGCTATGCGAAGCCGCATTGGGCGGCGTTGGCGGGGCTGCAATATCTGTTCGGACGGAAGGGGCCGGTTGCGTCGTCTTTGTTCGAAACTGGTGGCTTCTGGTATGCCGATCCCGAGGCACGGTCGCCGGATCTGCAGTTCCATCTCGGACTCGGGACCGGCATTGAACATGGCGTGGTTTCCATGCCGCAGGGAGGTATCACGCTCAATTCCTGTTACCTGCGCCCGCGCTCGCGCGGCAGCGTCCGCCTGCAAAGCGACGATCCGGCGGTCGCGCCGTTGATCGATCCGAACTACCTGCAGGACCCGCTCGATCGCGAAATGTCGATCCGGGGGCTGAAGCTGACGCAGGAAATCCTGTCACAAGCCCCGATGCGCAAATATATCCTCGCCGAGCGCCTTCCCGGTCCCGACGTGCGGACCGACGAGGACTATTTCGATTTCATCTGCACCCATTCGAAAACCTCGCATCACTGCGCAGGGACATGTCGCATGGGCGCCGATGCGGGTGCTGTCGTAGACCCGACATTGCGGTTCAACGGGATCGAGGGGCTGCGCGTCGTCGACAACTCGATTATGCCGCGTGTGATTTCGTCCAACACCAACGCTGCGGCAATCATGATCGGCGAGAAAGCCGCCGATATGATCCGCGCGGCACATGGAGGCTGA
- a CDS encoding FAD-dependent oxidoreductase, whose product MSDADVIIIGSGMGGATTAAALARTGRRVLVLERGERLPDTPDARDPDAIFARGHYRPEETWLDGDDVPFSPGNYYNVGGNSKFYGAVLMRYRKADFSPVAHQGGTTPGWPIAYDEIEPFYQRAEALYQVRGQLGEDPTEPRHSGLYAHAPVPDEPDIKALRRRLKSVGLHPSSLPLGVDIDRWLAHGRTPWDAFPDTCGGKMDAESVGLATALKSQNVELMTGARARRLIVDAENRISGVEIEKDGQVRTLTASVVVLSAGAVQSAALLLASATERHPTGLANGSDQVGRNFMNHNCSAVLALHPLRRNRAIYQKTLAINDFYLSGGANGAPLGNIQLLGKISGPILASASPLPRPVASWIANRSVDLYAMSEDLPNPESRVTLKEGKIRLDWKRSNWETHLELVDMLRRKLRAAGYPIVLARPFDRQTPSHQCGTARMGNDPASSVVDTFCRSHDHPNLFIADASVLPTSAAVNPALTVAALALRAAEHIAQTELAA is encoded by the coding sequence ATGAGCGATGCCGACGTCATCATCATCGGCTCGGGTATGGGCGGTGCCACCACGGCGGCGGCACTGGCCCGGACGGGGCGGCGCGTGCTGGTGCTCGAGCGTGGCGAACGCCTGCCCGACACGCCGGATGCGCGCGACCCGGACGCGATCTTCGCGCGCGGTCATTACCGGCCCGAGGAAACCTGGCTCGATGGCGATGACGTGCCGTTCAGCCCCGGCAATTACTACAATGTCGGCGGCAATTCGAAATTCTACGGCGCCGTTCTGATGCGCTACCGCAAGGCGGATTTCTCGCCTGTCGCGCATCAGGGCGGGACCACGCCGGGCTGGCCGATCGCCTATGACGAGATCGAGCCGTTCTACCAGAGGGCCGAGGCGCTCTATCAGGTGCGCGGTCAGCTTGGAGAGGACCCGACGGAGCCGCGCCATTCCGGTCTCTACGCCCATGCGCCGGTCCCGGACGAGCCCGATATCAAGGCGCTCCGGCGGCGGTTGAAATCGGTCGGGCTGCACCCTTCTTCCCTGCCGCTTGGGGTCGATATCGACCGCTGGCTCGCGCATGGGCGGACGCCTTGGGATGCGTTCCCCGATACCTGCGGCGGCAAGATGGATGCCGAAAGCGTCGGTCTGGCGACGGCGCTGAAATCCCAGAACGTCGAGCTGATGACGGGCGCGCGGGCGCGGCGCCTGATCGTCGATGCCGAGAACCGCATAAGCGGGGTCGAGATCGAGAAAGACGGGCAGGTCCGGACGCTCACGGCGTCGGTCGTGGTGCTCTCCGCCGGGGCGGTGCAAAGCGCGGCCCTTTTGCTGGCCTCTGCGACTGAGCGCCATCCGACCGGGCTGGCGAATGGTTCCGATCAGGTCGGGCGCAATTTCATGAACCACAATTGCTCGGCCGTGCTGGCGCTGCACCCGCTGCGCCGGAACCGCGCAATCTACCAGAAGACGCTGGCGATCAACGATTTCTACCTCTCGGGCGGGGCGAACGGCGCGCCGCTAGGCAATATCCAGCTGCTCGGCAAAATCTCCGGTCCGATCCTCGCCTCGGCCTCGCCGCTGCCGCGTCCGGTGGCAAGCTGGATCGCCAACCGCTCGGTCGATCTCTACGCGATGTCTGAAGACCTGCCCAATCCCGAGAGCCGCGTGACGCTGAAGGAGGGCAAGATCCGGCTCGATTGGAAGCGCTCCAACTGGGAGACCCATCTCGAACTCGTCGACATGCTGCGCCGAAAGCTGCGCGCTGCGGGCTATCCGATCGTGCTCGCGCGGCCCTTCGACCGGCAGACCCCGTCACATCAATGCGGGACGGCGCGGATGGGTAACGATCCGGCGTCGAGCGTCGTCGACACGTTCTGCCGCAGCCATGATCACCCGAACCTGTTCATCGCCGATGCGTCCGTCCTGCCGACCTCGGCTGCCGTGAACCCCGCCCTTACCGTCGCGGCGCTCGCCCTGCGCGCGGCTGAGCATATCGCACAGACAGAGCTCGCCGCCTGA
- a CDS encoding ABC transporter ATP-binding protein, translating to MGLLDISNVTKSYGAVEVLHSVDISVDEGEFLVLVGPSGCGKSTLLSMIAGLEGITSGEISIKGRTMNGVHPSKRNIAMVFQSYALYPNMTVGQNITFGLEMHGTPKPEREEAMNRVAEMLQIDNLLDRKPGQLSGGQRQRVAMGRALVRDPDVFLFDEPLSNLDAKLRVDMRTEIKKLHQSLGTTIVYVTHDQIEAMTLSTRIAVMNKGYVQQLGTPKEIYDTPSNVFVATFMGSPAMNVVPARIVLKDGAPHAAVTGHDGGEQLLRFPQANLAQWDGREILLGIRPETITDPEGADRNAAHIAPLRNHIGVTEPAGSDTFVTMTLGGRDAIARMRADVTVRAGEVFDFAVNMDKAVAFDPKTEERIQP from the coding sequence ATGGGTCTCCTCGATATTTCAAACGTCACCAAGTCCTACGGCGCGGTCGAAGTGCTGCACAGCGTCGACATCTCGGTCGATGAAGGTGAATTCCTCGTGCTGGTCGGCCCGTCCGGCTGCGGCAAGTCGACGCTTCTGAGCATGATCGCAGGGCTGGAAGGAATCACCTCCGGCGAGATTTCGATCAAGGGACGCACGATGAACGGTGTGCACCCGTCGAAGCGCAACATCGCGATGGTGTTCCAGTCCTACGCGCTCTACCCGAACATGACCGTCGGCCAGAACATCACCTTCGGCCTTGAGATGCACGGCACCCCCAAACCCGAACGCGAAGAGGCGATGAACCGGGTGGCGGAGATGCTGCAGATCGACAATCTGCTCGACCGCAAGCCGGGGCAGCTTTCGGGCGGTCAGCGCCAACGCGTCGCGATGGGACGTGCTCTGGTGCGTGACCCGGACGTGTTCCTCTTCGACGAACCGCTGTCGAACCTCGATGCGAAACTGCGCGTCGACATGCGCACCGAGATCAAGAAGCTGCACCAGAGCCTTGGCACCACGATCGTCTACGTGACCCACGACCAGATCGAGGCGATGACGCTCTCAACCCGGATCGCGGTGATGAACAAGGGCTATGTGCAGCAGCTCGGCACGCCGAAGGAAATCTACGACACGCCGTCGAATGTGTTCGTGGCGACCTTCATGGGCAGCCCCGCGATGAACGTGGTTCCGGCGCGGATCGTGTTGAAGGACGGTGCGCCCCACGCGGCCGTGACGGGCCATGACGGGGGGGAGCAACTGCTCCGCTTCCCGCAAGCCAATCTCGCCCAGTGGGACGGGCGCGAGATCCTTCTCGGCATCCGACCGGAGACGATTACGGATCCGGAGGGCGCGGATCGCAACGCCGCCCATATAGCGCCGCTGCGCAATCATATCGGCGTAACCGAACCTGCCGGGTCGGACACCTTCGTGACCATGACGCTAGGCGGGCGCGACGCCATCGCCCGGATGCGGGCCGATGTGACCGTGCGGGCGGGCGAGGTCTTCGATTTCGCCGTCAACATGGACAAGGCGGTGGCCTTCGATCCCAAGACGGAAGAGCGCATCCAGCCATGA
- a CDS encoding carbohydrate ABC transporter permease: MSGAVDTGVAIRTNRVTRTFIYLFLLLFALFYLLPLAVMLINSVKPLSEITGGNMMALPDVWTFEPWREAWSSAQIGVQPTGLRPYFINSILIVVPAVAISTIMGALNGYVLTKWRFRGDTILFGMLLFSCFIPFQIVLIPMARVLGMIGLAGSVPGLILVHVVYGLGFTTLYFRNYYSAFPTELVRAAQIDGAGIFRIFYRILLPLSGPIIVVTIIWQFTNIWNDFLFGSSFAGQASQPMTVALNNLVQSSTGVKAYNVHFAGAILAALPTLIVYIVSGRFFVRGLMAGSVKG; encoded by the coding sequence ATGTCCGGCGCCGTCGATACCGGGGTCGCGATCCGCACAAATCGCGTGACCCGCACCTTCATCTATCTTTTCCTGCTGCTGTTCGCGCTGTTCTACCTGCTGCCGCTCGCGGTGATGCTGATCAACTCGGTCAAACCTCTGAGCGAGATCACCGGCGGCAACATGATGGCGCTGCCCGATGTCTGGACTTTCGAGCCCTGGCGCGAAGCCTGGTCCTCGGCCCAGATCGGCGTGCAGCCGACCGGCCTGCGCCCCTACTTCATCAACTCGATCCTGATCGTGGTTCCGGCGGTGGCGATCTCGACCATCATGGGCGCGCTCAACGGATACGTGCTGACCAAGTGGCGGTTCCGCGGCGACACGATCCTCTTCGGGATGCTGCTGTTTTCCTGCTTCATCCCGTTCCAGATCGTGCTGATCCCGATGGCGCGGGTGCTGGGCATGATCGGGCTCGCAGGCTCGGTGCCGGGGCTGATCCTCGTCCACGTCGTCTACGGGCTTGGCTTCACGACGCTATATTTCCGCAACTACTACTCGGCCTTCCCGACCGAACTGGTGCGCGCGGCGCAGATCGACGGGGCCGGAATCTTCCGGATCTTCTACCGCATCCTTCTGCCGCTGTCGGGGCCTATCATCGTGGTCACGATCATCTGGCAGTTCACCAATATCTGGAACGACTTCCTGTTCGGGTCGTCCTTCGCCGGGCAGGCCAGCCAGCCGATGACCGTCGCCTTGAACAACCTCGTTCAAAGCTCGACCGGCGTGAAGGCCTACAACGTCCACTTCGCGGGTGCGATCCTTGCGGCGCTGCCCACTCTCATCGTCTACATCGTCTCGGGGCGCTTCTTCGTGCGCGGCCTGATGGCGGGCTCAGTCAAGGGGTAA
- a CDS encoding carbohydrate ABC transporter permease: protein MARPVQSDLRTRLQEWIPKIVLAPSVASMLIFVYGFIVFTGYLSFTNSRILPTFDLVGWHNYWRLFQLPTWTIAVQNLAIFASLYIAICIAIGLSLAIFLDQKIRGEGLLRPIFLYPMALSFIVTGTAWKWLLDPGIGIEHTLHLWGWESFHFGWIKSSSMAIYTVVIAAVWQSSGFVMAMFLAGLRGIDNEILKAAQMDGASNWNLYRRIIIPQLRPAFLSAFVILAHLAVKSYDLVIALTGGGPGRATELPATFMYSYTFTRNEMGVGAASAVIMLMTIAAIMIPYLYAELKEPK from the coding sequence ATGGCCCGTCCGGTCCAGTCAGACTTGCGTACCCGGCTTCAGGAATGGATTCCCAAGATCGTTCTCGCGCCCTCTGTCGCGTCGATGCTGATCTTCGTCTACGGCTTCATCGTTTTCACCGGCTACCTGTCGTTCACGAACAGCCGAATTCTTCCAACGTTCGACCTTGTCGGGTGGCACAATTACTGGCGTCTCTTCCAATTGCCGACCTGGACGATCGCGGTGCAGAACCTCGCGATCTTCGCCTCTCTCTACATCGCGATCTGTATCGCGATCGGCCTTTCTCTCGCGATCTTTCTCGATCAGAAAATCCGCGGCGAGGGGCTTCTGCGCCCGATCTTCCTCTATCCGATGGCGCTCTCGTTCATCGTTACGGGGACGGCGTGGAAATGGCTTCTCGATCCGGGCATCGGGATCGAGCACACGCTGCATCTTTGGGGCTGGGAGAGCTTCCATTTCGGCTGGATCAAAAGCTCGTCCATGGCGATCTACACCGTGGTGATCGCCGCGGTCTGGCAAAGCTCGGGCTTCGTCATGGCGATGTTCCTCGCCGGGCTCCGCGGGATCGACAACGAGATCCTGAAAGCGGCGCAGATGGATGGCGCCTCGAACTGGAACCTCTATCGCCGCATCATCATTCCGCAGCTTCGGCCCGCGTTCCTGTCGGCCTTCGTCATCCTCGCGCATCTCGCGGTCAAATCGTATGACCTCGTGATCGCGCTGACCGGTGGCGGCCCGGGCCGGGCCACCGAGTTGCCCGCGACCTTCATGTATTCCTACACTTTCACCCGTAACGAGATGGGCGTGGGCGCAGCGTCGGCGGTTATCATGCTGATGACCATCGCCGCGATCATGATCCCCTATCTCTACGCCGAACTGAAGGAGCCGAAGTAA